The Dickeya poaceiphila DNA window GTCGATTTATTAGTCAATCGTGTGCCGCCGGGCGTTGATGAGGCGGCTTATGTTAAAGCCGGTTTTCTGGCTGCCATCGCCAAAGGCGAGACGGTTTCTCCCCTCATCACCCCAGAAAAAGCGACTGAGCTGCTGGGCACCATGCAAGGCGGCTACAACATTCAGCCGCTGATCGAAGCGCTGGATAACCCCGCCCTGGCTCCGGTCGCCGCCAAAGCCCTGTCTCACACCCTGCTGATGTTCGACAATTTCTATGATGTGGAAGAAAAAGCCAAAGCCGGCAATCCCCACGCGCAGCAGGTAGTTAAATCCTGGGCGGATGCCGAGTGGTTCCTGTCCCGTCCTCAGCTGTCGGAAAAAATCACCGTCACGGTATTCAAGGTGACCGGCGAAACCAATACCGATGACTTGTCCCCGGCACAGGATGCCTGGTCGCGTCCGGACATCCCGCTGCACGCGTTGGCAATGCTGAAAAATGCCCGTGAAGGCATCGAGCCGGATCAACCCGGCGCTGTCGGCCCAATCAAGCAGATCGAGGCGCTGAGCAAGAAGGGCTTCCCGTTGACTTACGTCGGCGACGTGGTCGGCACCGGTTCTTCCCGTAAATCCGCGACTAACTCGGTACTGTGGTTCATGGGTGATGATATCCCGAACGTGCCGAATAAGCGTGCTGGTGGCGTGGTGCTGGGCGGTAAAATTGCGCCGATCTTCTTCAACACCATGGAAGATGCCGGTGCGCTGCCTATCGAAGTGGATGTCACCAAACTAAATATGGGCGATGTGATTGATGTCTACCCGTACAAGGGCGAAATCCGTCACCACGACAGTAACGAGTTGCTGGCGAGTTTTGAGCTGAAAACCGATGTACTGCTGGATGAGGTACGCGCAGGTGGCCGTATTCCGTTGATTATCGGTCGTGGTCTGACGGCCAAAGCGCGCGAATCGCTCGGCCTGCCGCACAGCGATGTGTTCCGCCATGCTAAAGACGTGGCGGCGAGCAGCCGTGGTTTCTCACTGGCGCAGAAGATGGTTGGCCGCGCCTGCGGTGTCGCGGGCATTCGCCCTGGCGCTTACTGCGAGCCGAAAATGACCTCGGTCGGTTCTCAGGATACCACCGGTCCGATGACCCGTGACGAACTGAAAGACCTGGCTTGCCTGGGCTTCTCTTCCGATTTGGTGATGCAATCCTTCTGCCATACCGCTGCTTATCCGAAGCCGGTCGATGTTAATACCCATCACACTCTGCCGGACTTCATCATGAATCGCGGCGGCGTGTCGCTGCGCCCAGGCGACGGTGTGATCCACTCCTGGCTGAACCGCATGTTGCTACCAGATACGGTGGGTACCGGTGGTGATTCCCACACCCGTTTCCCGATTGGGATTTCCTTCCCGGCAGGTTCCGGTCTGGTGGCGTTTGCCGCAGCAACCGGCGTAATGCCGCTGGATATGCCTGAATCGGTGCTGGTACGTTTTACCGGTAAAATGCAGCCGGGGATTACCCTGCGTGATCTGGTTCATGCTATTCCGTACTACGCGATTAAACAGGGCTTGTTGACCGTAGAGAAGAAAGGCAAGAAAAACATCTTCTCTGGTCGCATTCTGGAAATCGAAGGATTGCCGGACCTGAAAGTGGAGCAGGCGTTCGAATTGACCGATGCCTCGGCGGAGCGTTCTGCGGCGGGCTGTACCATTAAGCTCAACAAAGAACCGATCATCGAGTACCTGAACTCCAACATCGTTCTGCTCAAGTGGATGATTGCCGAAGGTTATGGTGATCGCCGTACGCTGGAGCGTCGTGTGCAGGGGATGGAAAAATGGCTGGCTGACCCGCAACTGCTGGAAGCTGATGCCGATGCCGAATATGCCGCGGTGATCGACATCGATCTGAACGAGATCAAAGAGCCGATTCTGTGTGCGCCGAACGATCCGGACGATGCGCGCCTGCTCTCCACGGTGCAGGGCGATAAGATCGATGAAGTGTTTATCGGTTCCTGTATGACCAACATCGGTCACTTCCGTGCCGCCGGTAAGCTGCTGGATCAGAATAAAGGGCAGCTGCCGACCCGCCTGTGGGTGGCTCCGCCGACCCGCATGGACGCCGCACAGCTGACCGAAGAAGGCTATTACAGCGTATTCGGCAAGAACGGCGCTCGTGTTGAAATCCCTGGTTGTTCGCTGTGCATGGGTAACCAGGCGCGTGTGGCAGACGGCTCGACCGTGGTGTCAACATCGACGCGTAACTTCCCGAACCGTCTGGGTACGGGTGCGAACGTCTATCTGGCCTCGGCTGAACTGGCGGCGGTCGCCTCGCTGCTGGGTCGTCTGCCGTCGCCGGAAGAGTACCAGCAATATATGGAGAAAGTGGACAAGACGGCGGATGATACTTACCGCTATCTGAACTTTGACCAGTTGCAGCAGTACACCAACAAAGCGGACAAGGTGATCTTCCAGACTGCCGTGTAAACCGCTATAGTTCGTTGGAATTAACAGGAAGGGAGGCCGAAAGGTCTCCCTTTTTTTACTGTTGTGGCAGGCGATAGCGAATCAGGCAGAGGAGAATGATCGTGGACTATGAGTTTTTGCGTGATGTAACCGGGCAGGTGATTGTCCGGATGTCGATGGGCCATGAAGCAGTAGGGCACTGGCTGAATGAAGAAGTCAAAGGTCAGCAGGCGGTGCTGGATGAAGTGGAAGCCGCAGTTCGTGAACTGGCCGGTAGCGAGCGTCAGTGGGAACGCATGGGTCACGAATACACGTTATTGCTGGACAGCGAAGAGGTGATGGTGCGCGCCAACCAACTGGCGATTGAAACCGATGAGCTGGAAGAAGGCATGAGCTATTACGACGAAGAAAGCCTGTCGTTGTGCGGTCTGGAGGATTTTCTGGAATTGCTGGAGAGCTACCGGGCATTTGTCGATAAGGGATGATGTGTGCCCATCGATATCAAATACTATTCGGGTCGCAGAGATTAACTTGAGTGCTGAACGCGCTGTCGCTACGTGGCAAAATGACGGGAAGAGGATAATAAGAGAGCGTTCAGAATTCTGTGTCACGTTAAAAATTCTACAGCGTCATCACGTTATTTAGTCGCCCTTCAAAATAAATGGCCAACTGTGACAATGTCAAATTCCAGCTCTGGATGGGCATTGTCCATTTTTCCTGTGCGTTCATCAGCCCCAGATAAAGCAGCTTCAACAGACTGTTTTCATTCGGGAAAGCACCTTTGGTTTTGGTCAGCTTCCTGAACTGTCTGTGCACCGATTCGATAGCATTTGTGGTGTAAATGACTTTGCGGATATTTGCCGGATAGCGGAAGTACGCTGACAGATTGTCCCACTTGCGTCGCCACGACTGGAGCACCACCGGATACTGCAACCCCCATTTCGCTTCCAGCTCATCCAGTGCCATTTCGGCCGCTTCTTTTGACACTGCACGGTAGACTGGCTTCAGGTCGGTCATGAAGGCTTTATGGTGCTTTGAGGCCACATATTTAATCGAATTGCGTATCTGATGAATGACGCACAACTGCACTTCCGTCTGCGGATAAATGCTGTTTATTGCCTCTGGGAAGCCGGTCAGCCCGTCCACGCAGGCAATCAGAATGTCTTTAACACCGCGATTTTGCAGGTCGCTTAATACCGACAGCCAGAAGTTAGCCCCCTCACTTTCTGACAGATACAGGCCCAGAACTTCCTTTTTACCTTCCAGATTCAGGGCCAGCACGGTGTAAACCGCTTTGCTCTGATAGCGGCCATCTTCCCGAATTTTATAGTGAATAGCGTCCAGCCAGACGAAGGGATAAACCTGCTCCAGCGGGCGCTGTTGCCACTGTTTTAGTTCAGGGATGACTTTATCGGTTACTGCACTGATGGTGGCAGTGGACACGCTGAAGGCATATAAATCTTCGATCTCCCGGCTAATGTCCTGATAGCTCATCCCCAGTGCAAACAGGCGAATGATCTTGTGTTCGATCTCGTCGGATAACGTGGTCTGATGTTTTTTCACCAACTGGGGTTCAAAAGTGCCATTACGATCGCGCGGAGTCGCCAGTTCGAAGCTGCCCGTCGGGGCTTTAATGGTCTTTTTGCCGGAGCCATTTTTACGGTTAGCTTCAACGTCCTGAGCCAGATGAGAGTCCAGTTCCGCAGAGAGGGCAGCTTCCGTTAACTGTTTGATTAAAGGCGTTAAGATACCATCTTTGCCCGTTAATGCCTGACCGGACTGGAGGGCTTTAAGCGCTTTATCGAAATCGAAGGGCTGGGACATATGTCATTCCTTTTTGATTGTATATTACTGGAATGACACAGAATTTCTAACACTCCCGATAATAAAGCCAACACGCCTTATCTATTGAAGTATGTCCGATATATATCAATTATCCCAATTGTATTAATAGTGTGATCCGATGCTCTGCCCTATCGATTATGATGCCAATTTGGCTTAGTATAAAATGAAATCATGATAGTTATTAAAACATGATGGTTATTAAAAAATACGGTAATCATTTATCTCACAGGCTATTTTATTTGCTATTTGTGACCTGAGCAGAGCCAGAAATCATCACGTACTATGTGTACATTCTGGTTTTCTCTTTACTCCTGTGTCCAAATAGCGTGCATCATGCCTGTTGAGATAATTTCTACACGATTAGGTTGGCATCGGAGGATACATGAAAAATACCATGACGGTAAAAAGACAAATTGTAGTCGGTTTTATTATTCCTATATTAGTGAGTGTCTTGTTAGGTATTTCGGGTCTGATCACTATTCGTCATATTAGCAATATATTAACTGAAGTTAATGATGAAAATAGTGTTAAGCAATTCTATGCAGTGAATTTACGAGGCAGCGTACATGATCGGTCAATTGCGGTACGGGATTTATTGATAGTTGATCAACAAGAAAAATATAAAATAATAAACAATATCAATGAACTGGATTC harbors:
- the acnB gene encoding bifunctional aconitate hydratase 2/2-methylisocitrate dehydratase, producing the protein MLEDYRKHVAERAAQGIVPKPLEASQMAALVELLKNPPAGEEAFLVDLLVNRVPPGVDEAAYVKAGFLAAIAKGETVSPLITPEKATELLGTMQGGYNIQPLIEALDNPALAPVAAKALSHTLLMFDNFYDVEEKAKAGNPHAQQVVKSWADAEWFLSRPQLSEKITVTVFKVTGETNTDDLSPAQDAWSRPDIPLHALAMLKNAREGIEPDQPGAVGPIKQIEALSKKGFPLTYVGDVVGTGSSRKSATNSVLWFMGDDIPNVPNKRAGGVVLGGKIAPIFFNTMEDAGALPIEVDVTKLNMGDVIDVYPYKGEIRHHDSNELLASFELKTDVLLDEVRAGGRIPLIIGRGLTAKARESLGLPHSDVFRHAKDVAASSRGFSLAQKMVGRACGVAGIRPGAYCEPKMTSVGSQDTTGPMTRDELKDLACLGFSSDLVMQSFCHTAAYPKPVDVNTHHTLPDFIMNRGGVSLRPGDGVIHSWLNRMLLPDTVGTGGDSHTRFPIGISFPAGSGLVAFAAATGVMPLDMPESVLVRFTGKMQPGITLRDLVHAIPYYAIKQGLLTVEKKGKKNIFSGRILEIEGLPDLKVEQAFELTDASAERSAAGCTIKLNKEPIIEYLNSNIVLLKWMIAEGYGDRRTLERRVQGMEKWLADPQLLEADADAEYAAVIDIDLNEIKEPILCAPNDPDDARLLSTVQGDKIDEVFIGSCMTNIGHFRAAGKLLDQNKGQLPTRLWVAPPTRMDAAQLTEEGYYSVFGKNGARVEIPGCSLCMGNQARVADGSTVVSTSTRNFPNRLGTGANVYLASAELAAVASLLGRLPSPEEYQQYMEKVDKTADDTYRYLNFDQLQQYTNKADKVIFQTAV
- the yacL gene encoding protein YacL; translation: MDYEFLRDVTGQVIVRMSMGHEAVGHWLNEEVKGQQAVLDEVEAAVRELAGSERQWERMGHEYTLLLDSEEVMVRANQLAIETDELEEGMSYYDEESLSLCGLEDFLELLESYRAFVDKG
- a CDS encoding IS256 family transposase, which produces MSQPFDFDKALKALQSGQALTGKDGILTPLIKQLTEAALSAELDSHLAQDVEANRKNGSGKKTIKAPTGSFELATPRDRNGTFEPQLVKKHQTTLSDEIEHKIIRLFALGMSYQDISREIEDLYAFSVSTATISAVTDKVIPELKQWQQRPLEQVYPFVWLDAIHYKIREDGRYQSKAVYTVLALNLEGKKEVLGLYLSESEGANFWLSVLSDLQNRGVKDILIACVDGLTGFPEAINSIYPQTEVQLCVIHQIRNSIKYVASKHHKAFMTDLKPVYRAVSKEAAEMALDELEAKWGLQYPVVLQSWRRKWDNLSAYFRYPANIRKVIYTTNAIESVHRQFRKLTKTKGAFPNENSLLKLLYLGLMNAQEKWTMPIQSWNLTLSQLAIYFEGRLNNVMTL